One genomic segment of Artemia franciscana unplaced genomic scaffold, ASM3288406v1 PGA_scaffold_58, whole genome shotgun sequence includes these proteins:
- the LOC136042044 gene encoding uncharacterized protein LOC136042044, whose amino-acid sequence MASTSLKATNGETIYDQSQCLGLWKKHFEILLNSDRPNCIDPLLVAAAAEATAAPDGDKLSPEEIISTVKKLKNNTAADICGIASEVFTTGGPAIILWLQIGFNIIWIAEVTPSDWKKRILGPVFKCKSNKTNYRNYHSITLLSVPGKLFAILPLKRATSFLHALHSPQQARFMPGRLTTEQIHKVREIVERTVEFNKKSYIAFIDFRFAFDTVDRPSLWLILKAADLDAKIVILLKELYSRTDSAVLVNEELLCSFSIQNGA is encoded by the coding sequence ATGGCGTCCACAAGCCTGAAAGCAACGAATGGAGAAACCATATACGATCAGTCCCAATGTCTTGGTCTATGGAAGAAACACTTCGAAATACTCCTCAACTCAGATCGACCCAATTGCATTGACCCATTGCTTGTCGCTGCTGCTGCAGAAGCTACTGCTGCCCCCGATGGTGACAAATTATCTCCTGAGGAGATCATATCGACTGTAAAGAAACTTAAGAACAATACAGCAGCCGACATTTGTGGCATAGCGTCTGAGGTATTCACAACCGGCGGCCCTGCAATAATACTCTGGCTGCAGATCGGGTTCAACATAATCTGGATCGCTGAAGTTACTCCATCAGATTGGAAGAAAAGAATCCTTGGGCCAGTGTTTAAGTGCAAGAGCAACAAGACAAACTACAGGAACTACCATAGTATCACCCTACTGTCTGTTCCTGGAAAGCTGTTTGCGATACTACCGCTCAAACGTGCAACAAGTTTCCTACATGCTTTGCACAGCCCCCAACAAGCCAGATTCATGCCAGGAAGATTGACTACTGAGCAGATTCACAAGGTTAGAGAGATCGTTGAGAGGACAGTagaattcaacaaaaaatcCTATATAGCTTTCATTGACTTTCGTTTTGCCTTTGATACTGTTGACAGACCGTCCCTTTGGTTAATCCTAAAAGCTGCAGACCTAGATGCAAAGATAGTCATCCTATTGAAAGAACTTTACAGCAGGACAGACAGTGCCGTCCTGGTTAACGAGGAGCTTCTTTGTTCCTTTTCGATACAAAATGGAGCATGA